The Hymenobacter sp. GOD-10R genome includes a window with the following:
- a CDS encoding dienelactone hydrolase family protein translates to MDQRIINLFDEYTHKPLSRKEFMERLIRLTGGAALAAAALSVLDPGYVEAATIPEDDKNLTIEEVTWPGDNGTMKGYLARPKGRKKVGSVIVIHENRGLTPHIKDVTRRVAKAGYLALGVDALSPLGGTPANEDEGRTLIGKLDPQQNLTNYLAALTYLRQRKDGNGRTGCVGFCWGGGLANQLAVHDPQLNAAVAYYGAQPKAEDVPNISAALMLHYAGLDERIDAGIPAYEAALKAAGVKYQLFVYDGVQHAFNNDTSPARYNAEAAKLAWDRTLQFFGEKLGA, encoded by the coding sequence ATGGACCAGCGCATCATCAACTTATTTGACGAATACACCCACAAGCCCCTCTCCCGCAAGGAGTTCATGGAACGGCTTATAAGACTAACAGGTGGGGCGGCACTAGCTGCTGCTGCACTATCGGTGCTCGACCCTGGCTATGTGGAAGCTGCTACCATTCCCGAAGATGACAAGAACCTGACGATAGAGGAAGTAACCTGGCCCGGCGACAACGGCACGATGAAAGGCTACCTAGCCCGCCCAAAAGGCCGCAAAAAGGTAGGTTCGGTCATCGTCATTCACGAAAACCGCGGCCTAACGCCCCACATCAAAGACGTGACGCGGCGTGTGGCTAAGGCCGGCTACCTAGCTCTCGGCGTTGATGCGCTTTCGCCCCTAGGTGGCACGCCCGCCAACGAAGACGAAGGCCGCACGCTGATCGGTAAGCTCGACCCGCAGCAAAACCTAACCAACTACCTAGCAGCCCTCACTTACTTGCGGCAACGCAAAGACGGCAATGGACGCACCGGCTGCGTCGGGTTTTGCTGGGGCGGTGGGCTCGCCAACCAGCTGGCCGTGCACGATCCGCAGTTGAACGCGGCAGTGGCTTATTACGGGGCGCAGCCCAAGGCAGAAGATGTGCCTAACATCAGCGCCGCGCTCATGTTGCACTACGCCGGCCTCGATGAGCGCATCGACGCGGGCATTCCGGCTTACGAAGCCGCACTGAAAGCGGCTGGTGTCAAGTACCAGCTCTTCGTGTACGATGGTGTGCAGCATGCCTTCAACAACGACACCTCACCGGCACGCTACAACGCCGAAGCCGCCAAGCTAGCCTGGGACCGGACGCTACAGTTCTTTGGGGAGAAGCTAGGGGCATGA
- a CDS encoding acyltransferase, translated as MIKPGLLRFILASLVVVFHVARVVFVGTLAVYCFFILSGYWISLMYDSKYKKLDSPLQDFYMSRIYRLFPVYFLFAILAAVLVMFYDPSAVHTINHFSLVEKAHFWFSNLTLLGYNLLPVQPIAPAWSLDIELQFYILFPVMLVFLNNKASRIAAVVFFGLVTLVVEVFLNKSFLHETVAVYLVYFIIGICLNKDAISFNRRTEVICTGLFFLVLAVHYAVPSLFQEVRNSFSSYHLRFSETACLLLIPMLANSVRVKSNKLDRNLGDISYVLYLSHWIWFIPFNYYTQSLSSIQRLPYMVVYLVLTFSMAYVFYAYYDRPIEERRRRLAELSKAQPSAA; from the coding sequence ATGATCAAGCCTGGACTCTTACGCTTTATTCTCGCTTCACTTGTCGTCGTCTTCCATGTAGCGAGAGTAGTGTTCGTCGGCACACTGGCGGTTTATTGCTTCTTCATCCTGAGCGGGTACTGGATTTCGTTGATGTACGATAGCAAGTACAAGAAACTCGATTCGCCCCTGCAGGATTTCTACATGAGCAGAATCTACCGCTTGTTTCCGGTTTACTTCCTCTTTGCTATTCTGGCGGCGGTACTCGTCATGTTCTATGACCCAAGTGCCGTACATACGATCAACCATTTTTCTTTGGTGGAGAAAGCCCATTTTTGGTTTTCCAACCTCACGCTTCTAGGCTATAACCTGCTTCCCGTTCAACCCATTGCGCCGGCTTGGTCGCTGGATATAGAACTACAATTCTATATTCTTTTCCCGGTGATGTTGGTGTTCTTGAATAACAAAGCCAGCCGCATAGCCGCCGTTGTGTTCTTTGGGCTTGTAACCCTCGTCGTAGAAGTGTTTCTCAATAAATCTTTCCTCCACGAAACCGTAGCAGTCTACCTAGTTTACTTCATCATCGGTATTTGCCTGAACAAGGACGCTATTAGCTTCAACCGAAGAACTGAAGTTATCTGCACAGGCTTGTTCTTCCTAGTGTTGGCTGTGCACTATGCGGTACCTAGCTTATTTCAAGAGGTAAGAAATTCGTTTTCCTCTTACCACCTGCGCTTTAGCGAAACAGCTTGCTTGTTGTTGATTCCAATGCTAGCGAACAGCGTACGGGTAAAAAGCAACAAGCTTGACCGGAATTTGGGCGATATTTCCTACGTTCTTTACCTCTCACATTGGATCTGGTTTATTCCTTTCAACTACTACACGCAAAGCTTGAGCAGCATTCAGCGGCTGCCTTACATGGTGGTGTATCTGGTGCTTACCTTCAGCATGGCCTACGTGTTCTACGCCTATTACGACAGACCCATTGAAGAAAGAAGACGGCGTTTGGCTGAGCTAAGTAAAGCGCAGCCATCGGCTGCCTAG